ATTACagaatgatgaaaaaagaaaattgatgaaaattctAATCATTATGAAGGCGACAACACTTCTTAGTTGAGTTGTGCATAATATCTTTACtagttttcgaaaatgtttattaatcTGTCTACTGATAgacttcataaaaaaactaatcaatATACAATTATTCATGATGTCATTACGACTACATCTATAAAGGACCCGCAAAAACCTGAATCCTTTCAATTATTCTTCAACTAAAGTGGAGCAAAAGAACTTTGTTGCCGCCCTGTAAGCAACACTGAAAATTGTATGGTTTATTTGAACCATTGAAATCAATTGAATTTCTACTAGTCTATGACTGCGGATAACCGTTAACTCGTTAGTACTTCCCATTCAGTCTTAGTCTTCGACCCAGTGAAGGATATACACCCGCTGGTATCCTACACGAGAAAACAATCGGAGACTTGTGAAAAGCTTAGGTTATACAACTAGTTGCGATTCTATACAACAGTGAACTCGGACCCCTGGCGAAACATTTTCGGATTTAATGTAAATAGTTTTCAAAAGTTCCAACTTACTTATGCGTTGCAAGCGCGCTGTGATTTATTGCACTCCTTATTAATCGATCTTCTTGGCCATTTCGATAGGGCAATGAATTTGCAGTATAAACTTTCATCAACCTCTTTCTGTGAAAATACAATACAAGCGTCTTATCGATTGCCCGCCCAGTCATGAGAGTATTAAACATATAAGATCCAAATAACTAATTTGAAATAGGTTAACACGAtctaccaaaacaaaatgagccAAATTCGATGGGCATAAGTTGTATGAATGTTACAACAAATACTAAATAttcattatttcttttgaAAGACTGATTATTTAGTCTAAACTTTAAATGGACTGTTAAGGTGAGTAACAtaaggaaaaatatatttcctttTCAAAGATTCGTTTGGCAATGCAATTGATGTTCTGCATAAATCGAATGAATCTTGTTTAATGTATGTTGGCATCAAccataaatgaaatgaatgagCCTGTAAAAACTAgactattttaaaaacacattaataTTATGTGTAATAATCATCTAAACTGCGTTAATGCTAAAATGGAATGTAAAATTGTAGAACCACAACCGtctaaatatttatgatgcaATACTTACAAATGCATTCGTAGATATAGTTATGTTTGCTTAGCTTATCAATACCCTGTTGCTCTTTTAGTTTGCCATATTATTCTTTCAAGGATACCGATCATGTTTCAGCTTATTAGCTGCTGGAGCGGATGCCGGTGCAAGCGTGAACACCTCATAATCGATGATGGAAAAGTTATAATCGCCAAACAAATGTCCAAACGTTGCGTTAGGCCCATCATATGAATGCGGAAAGTTGGAGTACGATTCCATGTTCGAGATGCAATTGTTTGAAATCAGCAAATCAGCTCCGGCTCCGAATATGGGACCACAactgaaatggtaaacaatatTACACATTGCAATTGAGGTGAAATCTAGCAATTTTTTAACTCACTCCGGATGATAACAAATCGCGTACGGTTTCTTCACTATATCGAACTTCGTCGGTTGTTCGTTGttgtaatttaatgcgaaCAGGAACGCCTTTTCCGAATGCAAATATCCACCTTTACGATTCGTTTTTGCAAACGCTACATCCGTGAATCCACCGCTGATTGCGCCACTAGAACTCTAGatatgaaacataaacaacattATAGATTTTGCGGACTATCGATCTAAGCGATCATACACCTACCAATGCAATAATGAATAATGGCGCTACACCGTCACAATGCCGATGAAAGGCTGATGCGGCAAAACCATTCGTTGAAGCCCGGTAAACCATTCGCCAGGTTTGCTTTGCGGCCCCGAACCAACCGTTTAGAGTTCCTTGAAAATGGATTTTATCGTTTTTCAGTATGGCTGAACCGTGAAACAGATTCAACATCAAACGGGGCTGCAATCGTTTGTCATTTTCAGTCAGCGGTCCTGCCGGTACCGGTGCTGCAGAAGCAGCCGCTGTGGGTAGCTTGTTGGAATGCAGTGCAGCTCTACGATATCTCTCGAGCGAAAGCTCTATTGGGACGGCTCCGGTAGGCTCGACTTCTTCAGCAAATACTTGGCTGTCGATGAGAAATAACCGTACATGCGAGATTACCGGTGCCAGATACTGACAAACACGCTGCCGTTCTTCCTCGGTCCAGTGAGCTGTTGGCTGAGTAACTCCTGCTTGGTTCTTCGCCCATGCCAACACACAACGCCAAACGTCCTCTTCTTCTAGTCCCAGCTGTAAAGGAAAGGTGCATTAATACGGTGTTCGATCAGGATGCACGATGACCACTCACATTGTCGTAGGAAATTACTTGTATAAGGCCTTCCTTCGTAAGATGTAGGAATGCATTAGTTTTCACACACTCCGATGCGTTTTCGGCTATATATGTGATGCATTTCTCTAGGAAAGATGCAGCACATTTGGCACCTGGAATAAATATTACAAGGACACATGGTACCACATGGCATGATTATCATCGTGCaggtaaaatgtttttctaacactacacagcacaacacaacacacggTGAGGTTCGTTTCGTAGATGCAAGTGCGCCTCTACAAGCGTTTTATTCGTCTTCAATCCAGTTGTATCCTGACGTTTTATCAAATACTCGCTTCAGTGATCTTGGCCCATCCGACAGCTTAAATTAAAGGTTATTTACTTCCAAACACAACTCAATTCTACACAACACCGGCTAGTTTTGCACGTTCTGGATGAGTGTTATGTTGTCTCCTTTCAGCATGATACGCCCAAGTTGACGCCGAGTCTGTTTCTTTATATTAAATTCTTCCGCCTCGTCCAACACCAGATTCATATACTCATCGAAACCGACTGAAATAAACGATTTAGAAACGTGTTTACTATTGTGTCTCTGTGTTGACAAAACTCAAACAAGGTTATGGTGCCCAGAGCGCCATCCCGGCTTTCGCGCTTACCAATGTGTCCTTCTATTCGCAGATGCGTATTTTCGTACAGCCACACTTGCACGCGGGATCGGTTCTGTAGGTAACGGAAGATAAGGTTGATGGGTTGAACCATCACCTTCTGCACTTTGGAGCCTTTAAACGACATTTTAGCTATTTTACGAAACTGAGAAAGTGCACCAGTTTGTTTGCCTCGTCTTGGACGCCAAGATGTAAAATGGTATTTTACCAGGTCCTACCATACGGCACTATTTGACAGCTGTTGTCACTAATGTCAAATTCCGATCAAAATGGCGGCCTTATTTCTTTGCCTCGCCTGTTGTTCCACACTTCTCACTTTCTCGAGCAGTTTTCTCACTACCCGGTGAGAAGCGATCTGCCGAATGCCGCgatttttcgtttaatttacGGATAAGGAGAAATTGGCTCACAATAAATCATCCATGTCAAGACCTAAAACTTACCCAGCGAGTGAATACAAATGCTAATTTgccaaataaattaaaggtGAGTTGTGGGTAATTTAAACAGATTTCTCTCACTGGGTATTTCGTTATTCGAGCAGTTATGTCTCACCATTCGACTTGCTCCTCCGGCGGTTCAGAGGAGTGTGATCtcgttttgaatattttgaaatacaATACAAGATCATAACCACTGGCGGGTTTAACGGTAAGGGGCCGTACTCGCAAAAGTTTAAAATCAGAACGATTTACTCAATCCAAGTGTATCACAGGGGCCCGGTTTGCGTTCCCGCTTAAAACCCCAAAAGTGTAAGTCCTCCACCGATTGTAACCGATGatttattatacatttttacgaTCGATAAACTGATCATGCACTCCAGAAATTCATCCTCTATATGACCATTTCATGAAACGTAAAATTACTTCCCCTAAAAGGATGTTAAACCCACAAACGATTGATTTAATTGAACGATACCAAAGCGCGCGTTTTTACTTGCATAATTTGCGTTATTCTGCTAAAGAGCAGTGTGCAAATCCTCTTCAATCTAATCCAGTTTTTACAACCACCACCCCAAGTCAGTACCGTGGGCTATCCCAcaatgcaatttaaatttttcttcttcttcttgtctgGCCTGCTCACAGTCGAGCACGTCGTGTAGACATgacctggtcgccaatccgtttccaggaaactcgggcCAGGGCTGctgtcctccatccacggcggCATCCgattaaatttttacatttcgcAATTGCTCACTACAAGCAGAATTCTTCTGAACTGATCACGGTAGTGTTTACACGTATGGCAGACTTTCAGAGCGTCCCTTGAATGCGACATAGCAAAAAAGTCATGAGTACTGGCACTATGAATGTTGTGTACGGACCTCAACCTTCGTGACATGATTGGAACGGTTCTACAATGTTTGATGGACCACTTCCATGCGGCTTCTACGGAGTTATAAAACTCTTCCAATAGTTTCCCCAATTGGCGTTAGCCACAAGGAAATAACGCAAATCTTGTTCTTCCAGCATTTGAACATGTCGTTTCGTTATAAGCTCATGGTATATCATGACAATTTATAAACTTACCACAGGCCTTTTCCTTAATTTCCATTACTGCAGTTAAAAAAGTGCACGCATTCGCAACAGACATGGTTTTGCTGACGTGATCTTCACAGGCTATCTTCAGCTCTTCGACGCCCATGTCCTGTGCCAACGTCATCATTTCAAACACCTTCGAGTCCTGCAGCATTatctaaagaagaaaaacaaatggaacatTAGCATTTCGGGTTCTCATTGCACTCGGTGATCAGAAGATCCACAAGGATGAAGATTCTCCTTACTTTCGCGGTATAAACATAGAGGATAAACTGACGAAAGATGTCTGGCTCGATGTGTGGCAGGCGGATAGGCGTAGGCGTGCCGGGAGCAGACGTGGACACATTGCAACCAGGAATGCGACAGATCTCGCCtcgttttgtattttgaaatgatttacACCTGCGATAATGGAGAAGGACAAAGGTGCCATTACTTCCTGGTGATCGTTTCCTTCACTTCAGGATTGCATTCGTACCGTGCCATCAGGATGATACGATGTGCATAGACACGCTCTTCGCCGGAACCGAGCACAAATACTATGTCCGCCGTGTCTTGATCTTCCGACAGTTTTTGAAGATCATCAAGAAGTTGGGGCAAGCCAGCCAGTACCTTGTCGCAGATAACGGACTGTGCTCGACTTCCCATCGTCTCGGAATCGCTATGATAACTAATTTcgtatttcattcaaaatgCTTTAAGCGACGTATTATTCCGCCGATCAGGGAGAACCAAATGACGATCGCGAATAGAAGTGCTGCACTGCAGAATTCCAATCGATACGCGAGTGAACTAAACTTATGCTGTATCTGAGCGTGTTCGTAACTTTTCTTCCGCACAATTTTGGatacaaaatgtaaacaaacaactcTCCTACGCTGAAGCGCTTTCACGCACGCACACCGTTGCAACGGAATATAAACGCTTGTATTGGTGGTATCGCGATCCGTTTCTCTAACACCATCCCATTCGCCTTTCGGAAGCGATCGCAACCCCTAAATATGATTGCTTTTCAAAACCACAATTTTACCTCACTCCAAGCACAATCCTTTGCGCACAAATCTTCTGTTTGTTGAGATTAATGTAAAAAGCATGCAATCGATGCAGATGCCGCGCTAATTGTGagtaaaaaattatgtttacacGCAAAGACTTGAacgcacagcacagcacaagcTGCACACACCTCCAATGTTGATGCGTATCCGAATGTTGCACTATGGGGTTTGTAGCCGGTAAAATGAAGGGCTTCTTTTTCTTAACATGAGATGATTCTTTCATGCTTCTGCCCGTTCCCGTTCTCGACAGGTTCTCTTTACCtgtgcgtttttctttcttattttatgttttggctCAGCATGCACTATAGGCCAATCTGGGGCTCAGGTTGGACACGcgcaatattttcatttttcatagcTATGCCGTCTGAGCAGCATCACAAAAAGTGAATATCCGAAACGCTAGTTAATGTTAATgtatcattttattaaaatcgtcATCTGGCATCTGATGATCAGATGTTTAGTTCATTTCTTGCATTTAAATCCATGATCTAATTATGTTGTTCTTCTCGAGAAACAGATGGAATCTACTAAGTGTTACATACATTACAAAAATGGTTGCGTGTAGTACTCATGCCAACTGTGAGTTGATATTAAATGTAAATCAAAATTACTTTGGTTCTTACAAAGGTTGGTATCACAAAGGTTTGTTGATCAATCAAAATCAGATGAGTATGTACAATCATTGATACAAGCTTTCCGCATTCTGTGATTGAGAATCTTTTAtaatattacaaataaaaattacaagCATCAGGTCGGCTACATTACACTAACCGTTACATTACACTTACATTACTTACTTATCTGTTATCACCTTCAACAAATAcatcttttttaatatttgatcCATTTTATCACCAATTCCATCCGTACCCATGCCCCATACCAGTGGTTGGCAAGATACGGTTCACAAGCCACATGCACATTAATTATAGCTCTTCGTTGAAGGTATTCAGTATATCACTATccttgtttaaattttgcctAAAATTGTTACTTCAAAATAGTcgaataaataatacaaaaggttgaatttttttccgaaaacaataaaaatttcgAATCCTTCGAAACCAGATACGATCGGCTGGCTCGGTTACCGGGAATTGCTCcatactttaaatttattaattaaatataagtGTTTAAATAGGGTAAGTGTGCCAGTTTTCGGCAGGTTAGTGcagctgttttgcaaaaaacgaaaaaactcctattatttgcaatatttgtgaTTGAAAGTGATGTTATTTCGGTTGATAAACTTTCGTAGTATCTttctgcattttcattttcgtgaTTCTAATGCGTTTTATGtgcaatatttatgaaaatgtaaacattggttttgttcctgttttcggCAGCAATGTTCCTATTTTCGGCAGGCTGTGTTCCTATTTTCGGCAGCATAATTAAGGGCCGTTAAACGTTTTAAACGATTGAAATGattagaaaattgaattttaaacacttttccactcttattttgctaattttgtgGCCGCAAAgtggttaaaaatgtaattttatgcaGCCCGTTTCGACAATTTTGCTGTCAGATTTTGCAATTTTCATGCTTAATCTAGTAGACCACGCTGTCATTGCATACAAAATCACACAGTTTTGTGCTGTCAAACATCATCTTTCGGCATGTACCCATTTTCGGCAgcctttaaagtaaaaaataaattatttatcgaatttttaaaattttgtaaaaaatagcataaattttagaattattttatcattcaGAAAAgtgcttcattcattttttttatgcagtgTTTTCTTATTTCCAGTACCTGCCGAGTTATCGACTGACAGCAAATTGGACGAAAATTTGTTAACACTTTATGAAAATTGCGATATCTCGGTAAATATTGGGCTAAATGCAGCGAAACTTCGTATTTGGAGAATATCTATTGGTATTTACGTTTTAAAATAGTGTTTGACCGCATTCTATAACGCATTTGTGTATAATTTAGCTTTTATTACACACCTGCCGAAAATAGGTACACTgaaaaagcttgaaaaatCCAACAGTTCAcaattgtttcattgtttttttttattaaatattctaaataaaagaaactttCTGCCgtttttgcataactttatTTGAATATAGTGTAAgcataattgaaaatattaaaagaaattattgaTTTGGTGGACATTTTCGATTATATATAAAAACTATGAAGCGgaattttcaacaacaaaaaatgtaggCCCCCAGTTTTCTGCTTTGGCTCCTCAAAGCTCATTCAACGCGTATTTTAGACATTGGGCTCTTTCAGCCAAGCAGTTTCAGACTACTGCCCCATACTGATGACTACCTTTCAGTAGATTGAgacgcattttttttatacaaacacGATAAAACTATCGAAGCTAATACGCCATCAACAGTGATACCAAGTACGCCAGTCATTCAAATTTAccgaattaaaatttcataacaatTCCTTTTTATCGGCTGCATTGTACATtaatttgtacaatttattttgtccCACGGCTAAACATGACGAAAAGTTTGAAAACCACCAACCAAGAGAAGGACTGAGGTCAGGTAGAACACGAATAAAGTTTTCCAAATACTTCATCTTTGATTACGCTTCGGTATCGCTAAGTGCCGTGAAGATGTTCTCGAATGACGCAAATTGTGCACAACTCAACGCTATTccttaaatattttgtaatttgGAAACTGAATGTCATCACATTGAGGTATTgtcattaaacaatttttgtttcgcaaaGTCAAATTATTACCTTATTTATCATTTCTATACTGTAAACAGCATCATCAATTTCTATCCAAAAGGAGATACCCATATTTACTATCCTTCTTCGTCGGTTAAATAGATCCAATCATGCCTCACTTGaacgaaaatgaaaccattttcctGCACCAGTCTCCGGTAGGCATTGTTACTATGAAAACATCATTTCCGTTTCGAGTATATACGAGGGAAATGTTTTCACAATGGCAGCCTCTGCTACCGGCCTTGCGGAAGCATTTTGGGATTGATTGGTATCAATTCTTTGAATCAACAAAACATATCAACCGCTACGTTTCGCGCGTGGTACAATAACTTCATGCGTTTGAATTGGTCAAAACCCACCTCTAGACGTGGCACGGAAAAGATTCACCAGAAGCAGAAATGAAATAGGTTTTTGTGGAATGTTTACCTACCTCCAGTCGTGTGCTTGTATGAAATTAAGTTACCCCAAAGTCTTCAATACCCCTAACGGTGGGTTATTGAGATCATCTTTAGTGTTAGAGGATAACAGGAAGGCTaaattaatttcgatttcTCAATGGTTCTTAATTTTAGTGGATGGAAATTACTTCCCTGTAGCTGACAGTTGAGGACATTGCGGATATCAATGTGTAAGGGCATGTGTTTCAGTGTTTCATTCAGGATCACCaccaatttttaaatgttgttattttaattatcaagTCCTTTGCGGAAGTTGCATAGTTTTTAACATGAGTTGTTGCATTATGATACtcaatgtaatgaaaatgtcCGAAGTACTATTTAAAATAACCATCAATATGCTCTTGTTTTGTATCTAAATCTGATATAAACCCTACAAGTCTTCCTGAATGGTTGCACGAAgcacgaaagaaaaagcacGTGGTTATCTTCTGTTTGTCCAACGCAAACACTTCAGCGAgggatgatttatttttcaactgcTATTTTCACAGCACTTATCACGCCTTTCTGTTTGCCCTATTGCTATTCGAATGCATATTTCCTCTCCATTTGGAACGAAGATGAAATCACTGCCATGGCAAAACCCTATCGACTCAATCCCTAGCATCGCGTTTTAGGACTCCCTTTACACACAACCACTCTGCCCGGGGAAGGAATTTTCCTACACGAGGGGCCGATGTGTTTGTTAACCGAAGGACAAAATGGAAACtagtgatggtgatggtgtttgGCCCGTCTGCGTGCTACGTGCCATGTAGCGCCAGCTAGAGTGGTTGATGGTGTTTTTTCTACCACCAAAAGTAAAAATCCATTTAAATTTGTAATCTCTTCCGCTTCGGTTTTGCGTCCCCGCCCCCTCATCCGTTGTAACAGCAGTCAATGGCCCACCGCCGGGACACGGTAAAGCATTGACAGTGACGCGTCGGTGTCAATGTCGTAggatttaataataaaacaagaaataaattgtATGCAAAACAGATTCCACGGCACGCCAGCTGACTCCAGTCAAAATAGTTACCGCGGTTGCCATCATCGCTTCGGCCATTGATTGTGTACGGGTACGGTAGCAGCATTTTTTGCCTTATGCTTTATTGAAAGTAAGCAGCCCCGTACTCGAGGGCTTTCCCTTTACACGGATACAGTAAATGAAAAACGGGAAGCTTCTGGAGAAAATACAACATAAACATCATCTCATAACAGTCAATTTCACTTTACTTTAACGAGCAGCCCAAACAAACTGGATGGATTATATGTGCTTATGGGAGGAACTGCAGTACAGAGGACAGAGGTAGACACGATAATTGAGTTTCGGAGACATTTCTGCAAGTGGTTTGGAAGATCGATAGGgcgtttgtttgtcttttaccAATACCCTCCTTCGCTTTAATACTTTGCGATAGGTAAAAAACGTCCTTCATGTTTtaatgataaatttaaatgttgtGAATAACTTTTAGGATTCAATTTCTTATCATGTTTCTTCTCTATAAAACCGCTTTTATTACACTATCGCCCActgggtgcaaaaaaaaatctttcttagCTTTCGATTATATTTATGCATACC
The DNA window shown above is from Anopheles funestus chromosome 3RL, idAnoFuneDA-416_04, whole genome shotgun sequence and carries:
- the LOC125772360 gene encoding uncharacterized protein LOC125772360, with the protein product MKYEISYHSDSETMGSRAQSVICDKVLAGLPQLLDDLQKLSEDQDTADIVFVLGSGEERVYAHRIILMARCKSFQNTKRGEICRIPGCNVSTSAPGTPTPIRLPHIEPDIFRQFILYVYTAKIMLQDSKVFEMMTLAQDMGVEELKIACEDHVSKTMSVANACTFLTAVMEIKEKACGAKCAASFLEKCITYIAENASECVKTNAFLHLTKEGLIQVISYDNLGLEEEDVWRCVLAWAKNQAGVTQPTAHWTEEERQRVCQYLAPVISHVRLFLIDSQVFAEEVEPTGAVPIELSLERYRRAALHSNKLPTAAASAAPVPAGPLTENDKRLQPRLMLNLFHGSAILKNDKIHFQGTLNGWFGAAKQTWRMVYRASTNGFAASAFHRHCDGVAPLFIIALSSSGAISGGFTDVAFAKTNRKGGYLHSEKAFLFALNYNNEQPTKFDIVKKPYAICYHPDCGPIFGAGADLLISNNCISNMESYSNFPHSYDGPNATFGHLFGDYNFSIIDYEVFTLAPASAPAANKLKHDRYP
- the LOC125769923 gene encoding probable small nuclear ribonucleoprotein E; this encodes MSFKGSKVQKVMVQPINLIFRYLQNRSRVQVWLYENTHLRIEGHIVGFDEYMNLVLDEAEEFNIKKQTRRQLGRIMLKGDNITLIQNVQN